One genomic window of Solanum dulcamara chromosome 12, daSolDulc1.2, whole genome shotgun sequence includes the following:
- the LOC129875721 gene encoding uncharacterized protein LOC129875721, producing MVLPKYHLLIHLSSSFGLGAITWFGQSNGAQLYHLQKGLTDLMQGTTDVAGYFTRIKRIWDELDALSSGEICSCNCTCGGKKKVVKSKQDERLIQFLMGLNDVYAAVRSNILMMSPLPNVNHAYFLLIQDEKQREAYVNPNFPGDTSSFLATHQNFSGQRYNNTDFRARKNNNNNYNNNLYCTNCKKSRHSIAKCYRIIGYPPDFKFTKGPKSQPNNKGNSMANAVTTGGCSGYATNGKQANGFVAQENYGGLGEEFQNVQIGDVPFAGSEVSANMVHCFSGPFNEDPSGYW from the exons ATGGTTCTGCCGAAATACCATCTGCTGATACACCTGAGTTCAAGTTTTGGACTAGGTGCAATAACATG GTTTGGTCAGTCCAATGGAGCTCAACTCTATCACCTTCAAAAAGGCCTCACAGATCTGATGCAAGGAACAACTGATGTAGCAGGATATTTCACAAGAATCAAGAGGATTTGGGATGAGCTGGATGCTCTCTCCAGCGGAGAAATATGTTCTTGCAACTGCACCTGTGGAGGAAAGAAGAAAGTAGTCAAATCCAAGCAGGACGAAAGATTGATCCAATTTCTAATGGGACTTAATGATGTTTATGCAGCAGTAAGAAGCAACATACTCATGATGTCACCTCTCCCAAATGTGAATCATGCGTACTTTCTCCTCATTCAAGATGAGAAACAGAGAGAGGCATATGTTAATCCTAACTTTCCAGGTGACACATCTTCATTTCTTGCAACACATCAGAATTTCTCAGGTCAGAGGTACAACAATACTGATTTTAGAGCAagaaagaacaacaacaataactacaACAACAATCTGTATTGCACAAATTGTAAGAAATCTAGGCACTCAATTGCAAAATGCTACAGAATAATAGGTTATCCACCTGATTTTAAGTTCACCAAGGGGCCAAAATCACAACCAAACAACAAAGGGAACTCTATGGCTAATGCAGTGACAACAGGTGGATGCTCAGGTTACGCAACAAATGGGAAACAAGCAAATGGATTTGTTGCTCAGGAGAACTATGGTGGTTTGGGAGAAGAGTTCCAGAATGTACAGATTGGAGATGTGCCATTTGCAGGAAGTGAGGTTTCAGCTAACATGGTGCACTGTTTTTCTG GGCCATTCAATGAGGACCCCTCTGGTTATTGGTGA